The Henckelia pumila isolate YLH828 chromosome 2, ASM3356847v2, whole genome shotgun sequence genome includes a window with the following:
- the LOC140881578 gene encoding uncharacterized protein, producing MWAASCLASCCAACACDACRTVVSGISRRSARIAYCGLFALSLIVSWILREVAAPLMEKMPWINHFHSTPDREWFETDAVLRVSLGNFLFFTILAIFMIGVKNQKDLRDSMHHGGWMMKVICWCILVILMFFLPNGIISFYESSSKFGSGLFLLVQVVLLLDFVHGWNEKWVGYNEQFWFMALLVISLVCYVATFSFSGLLFHLFTPSGHDCGLNTFFIVMTLILVFVFAIVTLHPAVSGSILPSSVISLYCMYLCYSGLASEPRDYECNGLHKHSKAVSTSSLALGLFTTVLSVVYSAVRAGSSTTLLSPPSSPRAGSGKPLLPLDKADEHREENEKSKPVTYSYSFFHLIFSLASMYSAMLLTGWSTSVGESGKLVDVGWPSVWVRIVTGWATGALFIWSLVAPIIFPDREF from the exons ATGTGGGCAGCTTCATGCTTGGCATCATGCTGCGCGGCATGCGCCTGTGATGCGTGCCGTACGGTTGTGTCGGGGATCAGTCGACGCTCAGCTCGTATTGCATACTGTGGTCTTTTTGCGCTTTCACTGATCGTCTCTTGGATACTTAGAGAGGTTGCCGCTCCGCTAATGGAGAAGATGCCCT GGATCAATCATTTTCACTCAACACCGGACAGAGAGTGGTTTGAAACAGATGCTGTGTTGAGAGTGAGTCTGGGAAATTTCTTGTTTTTCACGATCCTTGCTATTTTTATGATTGGTGTGAAGAATCAGAAGGACCTTCGTGACAGTATGCATCATGGGGGTTGGATGATGAAAGTTATTTGCTGGTGCATTTTGGTGATACTAATGTTTTTTCTTCCTAATGGAATAATCAGCTTCTATG AGTCATCTTCAAAATTTGGCTCAGGACTGTTCCTTCTAGTTCAAGTGGTTCTTTTACTGGATTTTGTTCATGGATGGAATGAGAAATGGGTTGGGTATAACGAGCAGTTCTG GTTCATGGCTTTGCTTGTGATTTCGCTTGTATGCTACGTGGCAACCTTTTCATTCTCTGGACTTCTCTTCCATCTGTTTACCCCATCTGGGCATGATTGTGGACTCAACACATTCTTTATTGTGATGACTTTAATTTTAGTATTTGTGTTTGCTATTGTCACGCTGCACCCAGCG GTAAGTGGAAGCATTTTGCCGTCTTCTGTTATATCTTTGTACTGCATGTACCTCTGCTACAGTGGGCTGGCCAGTGAACCCAGAGATTATGAATGTAATGGTCTTCACAAGCATTCTAAAGCAGTTTCCACCAGCAGTCTTGCTCTAGGTTTGTTTACAACTGTGTTGTCTGTTGTTTACTCGGCTGTTCGTGCTGGATCTTCAACAACCTTGCTTTCCCCTCCGAGCTCGCCCCGAGCTG GTTCTGGAAAGCCATTGTTACCACTGGACAAGGCCGATGAGCATCGCGAGGAGAATGAAAAGTCGAAGCCAGTCACATATTCTTATTCCTTCTTCCACTTGATCTTCTCTTTGGCTAGCATGTACTCAGCCATGCTACTCACAGGCTGGTCAACCTCAGTAGGTGAGAGCGGGAAGTTGGTAGATGTTGGCTGGCCATCTGTCTGGGTCCGAATCGTGACTGGGTGGGCTACTGGTGCCTTGTTTATTTGGTCTCTTGTGGCGCCGATTATCTTTCCAGACAGGGAATTCTGA